In the genome of Deinococcus deserti VCD115, one region contains:
- a CDS encoding ParA family protein, with the protein MPTVLAITSEKGGVGKSTLAIHLAGALTERGLQVVLIDEDGRVGSSLRWAARATQRGVPLPFPVLAAGDVKPKRLTSLDVVLIDTEGRPKRKDLRALAVQADLMLIPSGPGALELDAARSLLDYLDDEVSAARRARVVLTRVPAQGKTGEEAREDLRDSGVTVCNTLIRNFVAYQRAAELATLARDVRDPRAAPAWKDILALSKELI; encoded by the coding sequence ATGCCCACCGTGCTGGCAATCACTTCCGAAAAGGGTGGCGTGGGCAAAAGCACCCTGGCTATTCACCTTGCAGGCGCCCTGACAGAACGGGGTCTACAGGTTGTCCTGATCGATGAAGACGGCCGGGTGGGCAGCAGCTTGCGGTGGGCTGCGCGCGCCACCCAGCGCGGCGTTCCCCTGCCGTTTCCGGTGCTGGCCGCTGGCGACGTGAAGCCCAAACGGCTCACCAGTCTGGACGTGGTGCTGATCGACACCGAAGGCCGTCCCAAGCGTAAGGATCTGCGGGCACTGGCCGTTCAGGCCGACCTGATGCTGATTCCCAGCGGTCCCGGAGCTCTGGAACTGGACGCAGCCCGCAGTCTGCTCGACTATCTGGACGATGAGGTCAGCGCCGCGCGCCGTGCCCGCGTGGTTCTGACCCGGGTCCCTGCCCAGGGCAAGACCGGCGAGGAAGCCCGCGAGGACCTGCGCGACTCCGGGGTGACGGTGTGTAACACCCTGATTCGCAATTTTGTTGCCTACCAGCGAGCCGCCGAACTGGCGACCCTGGCGCGTGACGTGCGAGACCCCCGCGCTGCGCCAGCCTGGAAGGACATCCTGGCCCTGTCAAAGGAGCTGATATGA
- the trpB gene encoding tryptophan synthase subunit beta, whose protein sequence is MPLVFPSFPLPDVRGRFGRYGGRYVPETLIPALDELDAAYQVAKQDPIFLTELDRLYREFVGRPSGLYFARRLTEHAGGAKIYLKREDQNYTGAHKINNCLAQALLAVRMGKRRVIAETGAGQHGVASATAAALLGLECVVYMGEEDIRRQALNVFRMKLLGAEVRPVTSGTGTLKDATNEAIRDWVTHVRDTFYILGSVVGPHPYPAMVRDFQSIIGEEVMLQLPALEGRSIPDAVVACVGGGSNAIGIFAPFAYLPADQRPRLIGTEAAGEGVHTGKHAASVAGGRVGVLHGSLMYLMNDDEGQIVPPHSISAGLDYPGIGPEHCYYSDAGLAEYVPVTDAQALEALQMLTRLEGIIPALESSHAVYHAVELARTMSPDQVIVVNLSGRGDKDVAEVMRLLDLSREQANTDMTREVTA, encoded by the coding sequence ATGCCCCTGGTATTCCCGTCTTTTCCGCTGCCGGATGTGCGCGGCCGTTTCGGCCGTTACGGCGGGCGTTATGTTCCAGAAACCCTGATTCCCGCCCTGGATGAACTTGATGCTGCGTATCAGGTGGCCAAGCAGGATCCCATCTTCCTGACAGAACTTGACCGGCTCTACCGCGAATTCGTGGGTCGTCCCAGTGGGCTGTATTTCGCCCGTCGGCTGACCGAGCATGCTGGCGGCGCCAAAATCTACCTCAAGCGCGAGGACCAGAACTACACCGGCGCGCATAAGATCAACAACTGCCTGGCCCAGGCGCTGCTGGCTGTGCGGATGGGCAAGCGGCGGGTCATCGCCGAGACCGGCGCCGGACAGCACGGGGTTGCCAGCGCGACGGCGGCTGCACTCCTGGGCCTGGAATGCGTGGTCTACATGGGCGAGGAGGACATCCGTCGTCAGGCCCTCAACGTCTTCCGGATGAAGCTGCTGGGGGCTGAAGTCCGGCCTGTCACCAGCGGCACCGGAACCCTCAAGGACGCCACCAACGAGGCAATCCGCGACTGGGTCACACACGTTCGCGACACCTTCTACATTCTGGGCAGCGTCGTGGGACCCCACCCGTACCCGGCCATGGTCAGAGACTTCCAGAGCATCATCGGTGAGGAAGTCATGCTGCAGCTGCCGGCGCTGGAAGGCCGCTCCATTCCCGACGCCGTGGTGGCCTGCGTGGGCGGCGGCAGCAATGCCATCGGGATCTTTGCTCCGTTCGCCTACCTGCCGGCTGATCAGCGCCCGCGTCTGATCGGCACCGAGGCCGCCGGGGAAGGGGTTCATACCGGCAAACATGCCGCGTCGGTTGCTGGCGGCCGGGTGGGCGTGCTGCACGGCTCGCTGATGTACCTGATGAACGACGATGAGGGCCAGATTGTGCCGCCGCACTCCATCAGCGCCGGTCTGGACTACCCTGGCATTGGCCCGGAGCACTGCTACTACAGCGACGCCGGGCTGGCGGAGTATGTCCCGGTCACCGATGCGCAGGCCCTCGAAGCCCTGCAGATGCTGACCCGTCTGGAAGGAATCATTCCTGCGCTGGAAAGCTCACATGCCGTTTACCACGCGGTCGAACTTGCGCGGACCATGAGTCCCGACCAGGTGATTGTGGTCAACCTCAGTGGACGCGGTGACAAGGATGTGGCCGAAGTCATGCGCCTTCTGGACCTGAGCAGGGAACAAGCCAACACAGACATGACCCGGGAGGTCACTGCATGA
- a CDS encoding diacylglycerol/lipid kinase family protein, whose amino-acid sequence MSSNRFERVAVVLNPHAGGGLALREWPRLEAALLVRGLKFDLIQADTGAEALRRVQALPATVPVVAVGGDGTVSALLPAVVGTDRPLAIVPLGTGNDFAGMIGLRPGQFQDAAGLLDVLPRQVDALEVTVTEGERTGKRTVLLNGLGMGFDAQVTLNMARAPARLPGLARYGWAALVTLRELKMATVSVVVDGREFYHGRSALVAVMNGTRYGGGFQISPRSDVQDGEANVLASGPLIPPRLLLLMVSVLRGRHLGQEGVHHASGRWITVRWDEPTPLHLDGDLHGLVREVQVRVLPGAVTLLNAP is encoded by the coding sequence ATGTCCTCCAACCGTTTCGAGCGCGTGGCGGTCGTCCTGAATCCTCATGCTGGAGGCGGGCTTGCTTTGCGGGAGTGGCCGCGTCTGGAAGCTGCTCTGCTTGTGCGTGGGCTGAAGTTTGATCTGATTCAGGCAGACACAGGGGCAGAAGCTTTGCGGCGGGTGCAGGCTTTGCCCGCAACGGTACCGGTGGTGGCGGTGGGCGGCGACGGGACGGTAAGTGCGTTACTCCCAGCTGTCGTGGGGACAGATCGTCCGCTGGCCATCGTGCCTCTGGGGACGGGGAACGATTTTGCCGGCATGATCGGGCTCCGTCCGGGGCAATTTCAGGACGCGGCAGGACTCCTGGATGTCCTGCCCCGGCAGGTAGACGCGCTGGAAGTGACGGTCACGGAAGGTGAGCGGACCGGCAAGCGAACCGTGTTGCTCAATGGCCTGGGGATGGGTTTCGACGCGCAGGTGACCCTGAACATGGCCCGGGCCCCCGCACGCCTGCCCGGCCTGGCACGTTATGGCTGGGCTGCGCTCGTGACCCTGCGCGAGCTAAAGATGGCAACAGTAAGCGTAGTCGTGGATGGCCGTGAGTTCTATCACGGCAGAAGTGCACTGGTGGCCGTGATGAACGGCACACGTTATGGCGGTGGCTTTCAGATCAGTCCCCGCTCCGACGTGCAGGACGGTGAGGCCAACGTGCTGGCCAGTGGTCCTCTGATTCCTCCCCGGCTTCTGCTGCTCATGGTGTCCGTGCTTCGCGGACGTCATCTGGGCCAGGAAGGAGTGCACCATGCCTCTGGCCGCTGGATCACCGTCCGGTGGGACGAGCCCACACCCCTTCACCTGGACGGTGACCTGCATGGTCTGGTGCGTGAGGTGCAGGTGCGGGTGCTTCCTGGCGCCGTGACTCTGTTGAATGCTCCCTGA
- the trpA gene encoding tryptophan synthase subunit alpha codes for MTATIARGVERLHRAFARADAEGRAAFIPFMTAGYPSAEAFPALADQLIEQADIMEIGIPYSDPLGDGPTIQRASEKALAGGTSTRGTLELIRELRRRHDTPIVVMTYVNPIYAVGPEKFMALAAEAGVDGLILPDLPPDQDLEIADLAAKFGLAVTFLIAPTSTPARVELVAQACTGFLYAVSVTGVTGTREGTALGEVPAMLDLARKHATVPIVVGFGVKDAATAHQVAQMADGVVVGSAFINAARDGADVSALAREIAAGCQR; via the coding sequence ATGACAGCTACCATTGCCCGTGGGGTAGAGCGCTTACACCGCGCCTTTGCCCGTGCCGATGCCGAGGGCCGCGCTGCCTTCATCCCGTTTATGACCGCCGGCTATCCCAGCGCGGAGGCCTTTCCCGCCCTGGCTGACCAGCTGATCGAACAGGCCGACATCATGGAAATCGGCATTCCATACAGCGATCCACTGGGCGATGGCCCCACCATTCAGCGCGCCTCGGAAAAGGCACTGGCTGGCGGAACCAGCACCAGAGGAACCCTGGAGCTGATCCGTGAACTGCGCCGCCGCCACGACACGCCGATCGTGGTGATGACGTATGTCAATCCCATCTATGCCGTCGGCCCGGAAAAATTCATGGCCCTGGCTGCGGAGGCAGGTGTAGACGGTCTGATTCTGCCGGACCTGCCGCCCGATCAGGATCTGGAAATCGCGGACCTTGCTGCCAAATTTGGTCTGGCGGTGACCTTCCTGATCGCCCCGACCTCGACTCCCGCCCGGGTGGAACTGGTGGCGCAGGCCTGTACCGGCTTTCTGTATGCCGTCAGCGTCACCGGCGTCACCGGGACCCGCGAAGGCACTGCCCTGGGCGAAGTGCCGGCCATGCTTGATCTGGCGCGCAAGCATGCGACGGTGCCGATTGTGGTGGGCTTCGGCGTGAAGGACGCTGCTACGGCTCATCAGGTGGCGCAGATGGCCGACGGCGTGGTGGTGGGCAGCGCCTTTATCAATGCTGCTCGTGACGGGGCAGACGTCTCTGCTCTGGCCCGCGAGATCGCAGCCGGCTGCCAGCGCTGA
- the pepF gene encoding oligoendopeptidase F, with protein sequence MNTTEVKVLPPRADVPREETWDIEALFATPEAWEAEAQLLPGAINALTEHAGRLGSSPEALLAYLVQADELDLRLSRFMSYASMNASVDGRDAVAAARRDRASGIMAQYGAASAFARPEILAIDEHKLRSWMQTPQFSDQRVRLERILRLKPHVRSAEVEELLGAVQAPFASERSIHPALANMDLRFGTAGGEAVTQGNVDRLTSHPDRQVRQEAWENYADAHLAVQHAQAAMYATNVRQSVFLARARHYPDVVTASLSPDNIPAAVVTTLLDTYRANTPIWHRYWRVRREWLGLPELREYDVKAALNPPRSVSYQQAVDWIAEGMAPLGEEYLRDMRHGLTEDRWVDYAENEGKRQGAYSNGGGRVKPYIFMTWNGTMNSYSTLAHEIGHSMHSLLSQREHPHSVPRYTLFHAEVASNFNQAMVRQYLLKQARERGDTDFEVAIIEEALSNFHRYFFIMPTLAAFELEAYRRVEAGQSLSAPDLIALTADLLAQGYGDGVTMDRQRSGILWAQFSTHLYANFYAYQYATGISAAHQLLEQFSVDPVMAQATYLRFLKSGGSQDPIDALREAGVDMLTPEPVQATFRTLEGYVARLEQILAARQS encoded by the coding sequence GTGAATACAACTGAAGTGAAGGTGTTGCCCCCACGCGCTGACGTTCCCCGCGAGGAAACCTGGGATATTGAGGCTCTGTTCGCTACCCCGGAGGCCTGGGAGGCTGAGGCGCAGCTGCTGCCCGGGGCCATCAACGCCCTGACTGAGCACGCCGGCAGGTTGGGCAGCAGCCCGGAGGCCCTGCTCGCCTACCTCGTCCAGGCTGATGAGCTTGATCTGCGTCTTTCACGCTTCATGTCCTACGCCAGCATGAATGCCAGTGTAGACGGCCGTGACGCGGTGGCTGCCGCGCGCCGCGACCGTGCCAGCGGCATCATGGCCCAGTACGGGGCTGCGTCTGCCTTTGCGCGCCCAGAGATTCTGGCCATTGACGAGCACAAGCTGCGCAGCTGGATGCAAACTCCTCAGTTCTCCGACCAGCGGGTCCGCCTGGAGCGCATTCTGCGCCTCAAGCCCCATGTACGCTCTGCCGAGGTCGAAGAGCTGCTGGGCGCCGTTCAGGCTCCCTTTGCCAGCGAGCGCAGCATTCACCCGGCTCTGGCCAATATGGATCTGCGCTTTGGAACTGCAGGCGGCGAGGCCGTCACGCAAGGCAACGTGGACCGTCTGACCAGCCACCCTGACCGCCAGGTCCGCCAGGAGGCGTGGGAAAACTACGCCGACGCGCACCTCGCCGTGCAGCACGCCCAGGCTGCCATGTACGCGACAAACGTGCGGCAGAGCGTGTTCCTGGCCCGTGCCCGGCACTACCCGGATGTGGTGACAGCCAGCCTGTCTCCGGACAACATTCCGGCGGCAGTCGTCACGACCCTGCTCGACACCTACCGCGCCAATACGCCCATCTGGCACCGGTACTGGCGCGTGCGCCGCGAGTGGCTGGGTCTTCCTGAACTGCGGGAGTATGACGTCAAGGCGGCTCTGAATCCTCCTCGCAGCGTCTCCTACCAGCAGGCGGTGGACTGGATTGCGGAAGGGATGGCCCCGCTGGGCGAAGAGTACCTTCGCGACATGCGCCACGGCCTGACCGAGGACCGGTGGGTGGACTATGCCGAGAACGAAGGCAAACGGCAGGGTGCCTACAGCAACGGCGGAGGCCGCGTCAAGCCGTACATTTTCATGACCTGGAACGGCACCATGAACAGCTACAGCACGCTGGCGCATGAGATCGGCCACTCTATGCACTCGCTGCTCTCCCAGCGTGAGCACCCCCACTCCGTGCCGCGTTACACCCTGTTTCACGCTGAGGTGGCCAGCAACTTCAACCAGGCCATGGTGCGCCAGTACCTCCTGAAGCAGGCCCGCGAGCGTGGTGATACCGACTTTGAGGTCGCCATCATCGAGGAAGCGCTGAGTAACTTTCACCGCTACTTCTTCATCATGCCGACCCTGGCAGCGTTCGAACTCGAAGCCTACCGCCGGGTCGAAGCGGGCCAGTCGCTGAGCGCTCCGGACTTGATTGCCCTGACTGCCGACCTGCTGGCTCAGGGGTACGGCGACGGTGTGACCATGGACCGCCAGCGCAGCGGCATCCTGTGGGCTCAGTTCTCCACGCACCTGTACGCCAACTTCTATGCCTACCAGTACGCCACCGGCATCAGCGCGGCTCATCAGCTGCTGGAGCAGTTCAGTGTTGACCCGGTTATGGCCCAGGCCACGTACCTGCGGTTCCTGAAGTCCGGGGGAAGCCAGGACCCTATAGACGCCCTGAGGGAAGCAGGCGTGGACATGCTGACCCCCGAGCCCGTTCAGGCGACTTTCCGCACTCTGGAAGGCTACGTTGCCCGCCTGGAGCAAATTCTGGCTGCCCGGCAGAGCTGA
- the upp gene encoding uracil phosphoribosyltransferase — protein MVTVVAHPLLQHKLSLMRDIHTGVKEFRELASEVSLLLAYEAMRDLELTPQRLTTPLVEADFPMLSGKKLALVAILRAGLIMTDAIVDLVPAAKVGHIGLYRDPQSLKPVAYYNKLPADIAERRVFLTDPMLATGGSASAAIQSLKDAGAQSIKLMSILAAPEGIAVIERDHPEVEIVVAAVDSHLNEHGYIVPGLGDAGDRIYGTK, from the coding sequence ATGGTTACGGTCGTTGCCCACCCTCTGTTGCAGCACAAGCTCTCGCTGATGCGTGATATTCACACTGGTGTCAAGGAATTCCGCGAGCTGGCCAGCGAGGTCAGCCTGCTGCTGGCCTACGAGGCCATGCGCGACCTCGAACTAACTCCGCAGCGCCTGACGACCCCACTGGTCGAAGCTGACTTTCCGATGCTCAGCGGAAAGAAACTGGCCCTGGTGGCCATTCTGCGCGCCGGCCTGATCATGACCGACGCCATCGTGGACCTGGTGCCGGCCGCCAAGGTGGGGCACATCGGCCTGTACCGTGATCCCCAGAGTCTGAAGCCGGTTGCGTACTACAACAAACTCCCAGCCGACATTGCCGAGCGCCGGGTGTTTCTGACCGACCCCATGCTGGCTACCGGGGGCAGTGCCAGCGCCGCCATTCAGAGCCTCAAGGACGCGGGCGCCCAGTCCATCAAGCTGATGTCGATCCTTGCCGCGCCCGAGGGCATTGCAGTCATCGAGCGCGATCACCCGGAGGTCGAGATCGTGGTTGCTGCTGTTGACAGCCACCTCAACGAGCACGGGTATATAGTCCCGGGCCTAGGAGACGCGGGCGACCGGATCTACGGCACCAAATGA
- the gluQRS gene encoding tRNA glutamyl-Q(34) synthetase GluQRS: protein MSAPHAVIGRFAPSPTGAMHMGNARTALLAWLHSRAANGRHLLRFEDLDVGRVRDWAYDVTRRDLEWLGLDWDEESLQSSQIARYEAAAAQLDTYGCTCTRKEIQQAIQDSAGAPHGEEPVYPGTCSSRPLSAGRTPALRWQVPDWTICVPDGLSRSVHCQHLRMQVGDFVLRRGDGVFAYHLAVVVDDAASGVTDIVRGEDLLPATPRQVALQRALGLPTPRYLHVPLMTGFRGERLAKRGGAPPLMALRERGEPPGRVLSALAASLGWRVPGEVSAVELLPLWQSFVTDAQT from the coding sequence ATGAGTGCGCCGCATGCCGTCATTGGCCGCTTTGCTCCCAGCCCTACCGGTGCTATGCACATGGGCAATGCCCGCACTGCTCTGCTGGCCTGGTTGCATTCCCGCGCGGCCAACGGGCGCCACCTGCTGCGCTTCGAGGACCTGGATGTCGGCCGCGTCCGGGACTGGGCATACGACGTCACACGCCGGGACCTGGAGTGGCTGGGGCTTGACTGGGACGAAGAAAGCCTGCAATCCAGCCAAATTGCTCGTTATGAGGCTGCTGCCGCGCAGCTGGATACTTACGGCTGTACCTGTACCCGCAAGGAAATACAGCAGGCCATTCAGGACAGTGCCGGGGCTCCTCACGGTGAGGAACCCGTGTATCCCGGGACCTGCAGTTCGCGGCCCCTGTCTGCGGGCCGCACTCCGGCCCTGCGCTGGCAGGTTCCCGACTGGACCATCTGTGTCCCCGACGGGCTGAGCCGTTCCGTACACTGCCAGCATCTGCGCATGCAGGTGGGGGACTTCGTGCTGCGAAGGGGTGACGGCGTGTTCGCCTATCACCTTGCAGTGGTGGTGGATGACGCAGCCTCCGGGGTAACCGACATCGTGCGCGGTGAGGACCTGCTCCCCGCCACTCCCCGGCAGGTCGCGTTGCAGCGGGCGCTGGGACTGCCCACACCGCGTTACCTGCACGTTCCGCTCATGACCGGGTTCCGGGGCGAAAGGCTGGCCAAGCGTGGTGGAGCCCCTCCACTGATGGCCCTGCGTGAACGGGGAGAGCCGCCGGGACGGGTGCTGTCTGCCCTGGCGGCCTCTCTGGGCTGGCGGGTCCCGGGCGAGGTGTCGGCCGTTGAGCTGTTGCCACTGTGGCAGAGCTTTGTTACAGATGCACAAACTTAG
- the wecB gene encoding non-hydrolyzing UDP-N-acetylglucosamine 2-epimerase: MTSKRIVLAFGTRPEATKMAPVYRAVEQTCGLQPLILSTGQQRQMLDGALSVFDLTPDHDLNVMTDRQTLADLTARIVPQAGRTLREMGADMVLVHGDTSTSFCVALSAFYEGIPVGHVEAGLRSGNLREPFPEEANRRLTGVLSTLDFAPTGGSKANLLREGKSETGIFVTGQTAVDAVREVAGRVPLRPPWRQRLEAGQRLVTVTMHRRENQPMMREMAEALGRVARAHPELHFIYPVHLSPAVQEAVRPALGSLENFELIEPLDYSEMAPLMAASVLLATDSGGLQEEGAALGVPVAVLRNVTERPEGVEAGVLRLAGNDPQQLEATLLELLGDERQLEAMRSARNPYGDGKAAGRIAQAIAWHFGLTQRPDDWQ; the protein is encoded by the coding sequence ATGACCTCAAAACGTATCGTGCTGGCCTTTGGAACCCGCCCTGAAGCCACCAAAATGGCCCCGGTGTACCGCGCTGTGGAACAGACCTGCGGCCTGCAGCCTCTCATCCTGTCTACCGGGCAGCAGCGTCAGATGCTTGACGGCGCCCTGAGTGTCTTTGACCTGACTCCCGACCACGACCTGAATGTCATGACCGACCGTCAGACGCTGGCGGACCTGACTGCGCGCATCGTGCCCCAGGCGGGCCGGACCCTGCGCGAAATGGGGGCAGATATGGTCCTGGTCCATGGAGATACCAGTACGTCATTCTGCGTTGCCCTGTCAGCCTTTTACGAGGGCATTCCTGTCGGGCATGTGGAAGCCGGACTCCGCAGTGGAAATTTGCGGGAGCCTTTTCCTGAGGAGGCCAACCGCCGTCTGACCGGCGTGCTGTCTACCCTGGACTTCGCACCCACCGGCGGAAGCAAAGCCAACCTGTTGCGCGAGGGCAAGTCGGAAACTGGCATTTTTGTGACTGGTCAGACGGCCGTCGACGCCGTACGTGAGGTAGCGGGCCGTGTCCCGCTGCGTCCGCCCTGGCGGCAGCGGCTTGAGGCCGGGCAGCGGCTGGTGACCGTAACCATGCACCGGCGAGAAAATCAGCCCATGATGCGTGAGATGGCCGAGGCTCTGGGCCGGGTGGCCCGGGCGCATCCGGAGCTTCACTTTATCTACCCGGTGCACCTGTCTCCGGCTGTGCAGGAAGCGGTACGGCCCGCGCTCGGGAGCCTTGAGAATTTTGAACTGATCGAGCCGCTCGACTACAGCGAGATGGCCCCGCTGATGGCCGCCAGCGTCCTGCTGGCCACCGACAGCGGCGGGTTGCAGGAGGAGGGCGCCGCCCTGGGCGTGCCTGTGGCGGTACTGCGCAATGTCACCGAACGGCCCGAGGGGGTGGAAGCTGGCGTGTTACGGCTGGCGGGCAACGACCCGCAGCAGCTGGAAGCGACCCTGCTGGAACTGCTGGGCGACGAGCGCCAGCTTGAAGCCATGCGCAGCGCCCGTAACCCCTACGGCGACGGAAAAGCAGCCGGGCGGATCGCTCAGGCCATTGCCTGGCATTTCGGCCTGACGCAGCGCCCCGACGACTGGCAGTGA
- a CDS encoding MraY family glycosyltransferase yields MDSLGALAAQFGIANLFGRGFISVIITFFAAWVFTWQFIPRLRDFAVKAGWADQPNARRLNKEPLPNAGGLAIFAGFITSVVLAWALRPIMVELVNIQVLSILLGASIMVLVGFIDDQFGLSPVTRLVVQVLVAVLLVVNGLKMDFNAIPFLPVLPEAVNEPLSTLLTIVWIVGLTNAVNLMDGVDGVVGGVGFVVSMVLLVTAAQFTDRAAAVILLAGLAGATLGYLRHNFNPSRIIMGDAGAYLIGFTLAAVSLLGTLKFSAGASLIVPLIVLALPVLDTTQVVIGRLARGIRNPLGHPDKTHIHHRVLARTASARRTAVILWMVALACGMLGMLLQGVPLLAIGLTGVLVLVCLWFVAHRRVRAHSREDRPAAAPESHSTRP; encoded by the coding sequence ATGGATTCACTGGGGGCGCTCGCCGCGCAATTCGGTATTGCCAACCTGTTTGGACGCGGCTTCATTAGCGTTATAATCACGTTTTTTGCTGCCTGGGTCTTTACCTGGCAGTTCATTCCCCGCCTGCGGGACTTCGCGGTGAAGGCCGGGTGGGCTGACCAACCCAACGCCCGGAGGCTGAACAAGGAGCCTTTGCCCAACGCAGGGGGACTGGCCATCTTCGCTGGCTTCATCACCAGTGTGGTGCTGGCCTGGGCCCTGCGGCCGATTATGGTTGAGCTCGTCAATATTCAGGTGCTGTCCATTCTGCTGGGAGCCAGCATCATGGTGCTGGTCGGTTTTATCGACGATCAGTTCGGACTCTCGCCGGTGACCCGGCTGGTGGTTCAGGTGCTGGTGGCAGTGCTGCTGGTGGTCAATGGACTGAAGATGGATTTCAACGCGATTCCGTTTCTGCCGGTGCTGCCCGAGGCGGTCAACGAACCTCTCAGTACCCTGCTGACCATCGTATGGATCGTGGGCCTGACCAACGCCGTGAACCTCATGGACGGAGTCGATGGTGTGGTCGGTGGGGTAGGCTTTGTGGTCAGCATGGTGCTGCTTGTTACGGCTGCGCAGTTCACTGACCGGGCGGCCGCGGTGATTCTGCTGGCCGGTCTGGCCGGGGCCACCCTGGGATACCTGCGTCACAACTTCAATCCCAGCCGCATCATCATGGGAGACGCCGGAGCGTACCTGATCGGTTTCACCCTGGCGGCCGTCAGTCTGCTGGGTACCCTCAAATTCAGTGCAGGGGCCAGCCTGATCGTGCCACTGATCGTGCTTGCTCTGCCGGTGCTGGACACGACCCAGGTGGTGATCGGTCGCCTTGCCCGCGGTATCCGTAACCCGCTGGGCCACCCGGACAAGACCCATATTCACCACCGGGTGCTGGCGCGGACCGCCAGCGCCCGCCGCACCGCCGTCATCCTGTGGATGGTGGCTCTGGCCTGCGGCATGCTGGGCATGCTGCTGCAGGGCGTACCGCTTCTCGCCATCGGCCTGACGGGTGTCCTGGTCCTGGTGTGCCTGTGGTTTGTCGCCCACCGGCGGGTGCGGGCCCACAGCCGTGAAGATAGACCTGCTGCAGCCCCTGAATCTCATTCCACGAGGCCCTGA
- a CDS encoding DUF3208 domain-containing protein yields MSITDSQAGGRAAVRLLQGYMWHPQDADVDLDHYLPRELELPDPPGMSGTEDAHVLWDSVQAPFAFFENGEPTASQVFYQFTVLRVYDERPGNDALHADASAASQTLNPLLESTPAGVGWQLWEDLRDL; encoded by the coding sequence GTGAGCATCACCGATTCGCAGGCCGGGGGCCGCGCCGCTGTCCGCCTGTTGCAGGGCTACATGTGGCACCCGCAGGACGCCGACGTGGACCTTGATCACTACCTGCCCCGCGAGCTGGAGCTGCCTGACCCACCTGGAATGAGTGGTACGGAAGACGCCCATGTGCTGTGGGACAGCGTGCAGGCGCCGTTTGCCTTTTTTGAGAACGGTGAGCCGACGGCTTCTCAAGTGTTCTACCAGTTCACCGTGCTGCGGGTGTACGACGAGCGGCCGGGCAACGACGCCCTGCATGCCGACGCCAGCGCCGCCAGCCAGACCCTCAACCCCCTGCTGGAGAGCACGCCAGCCGGCGTGGGCTGGCAGCTGTGGGAAGACCTGCGCGACCTGTGA
- a CDS encoding PIG-L deacetylase family protein has product MTSTPTLLAIFAHPDDEAFSLGGTLTHYARRGVRVVLACATRGEAGKITVPGMTVEDLGAQREQELRDACMALEIPEPVFLDYHDSGRYERTRHNDPRALMNVTPMEIEVKLRVLIEQVQPQVMVTFDPHGGYGHIDHLQIQRAATGAFFSTGHLPLGGPQRLYYTALPYEAAEGLALMGQDLDPLLYGVSPQTVAVRMDVSAYAENKKAALAAHGTQMGEQSLLGRMAPDERARMEARMLGQEIFTVGGTRTGLPSFPLRGLFDGLPGLEALDD; this is encoded by the coding sequence ATGACGTCCACCCCGACCCTGCTGGCCATTTTTGCGCACCCTGACGACGAAGCCTTTAGCCTCGGAGGAACCCTGACTCACTACGCCCGGCGAGGCGTGCGGGTTGTGCTGGCGTGTGCTACCCGTGGAGAAGCTGGCAAAATCACGGTCCCTGGGATGACGGTCGAGGATCTGGGAGCACAACGCGAGCAGGAACTTCGCGACGCCTGCATGGCCCTGGAGATTCCGGAACCTGTATTCCTGGATTACCACGACTCCGGCCGCTATGAGCGCACACGCCACAATGATCCACGCGCGCTGATGAATGTCACACCCATGGAGATCGAGGTCAAGTTACGCGTCCTGATCGAACAGGTCCAGCCGCAGGTCATGGTGACCTTCGATCCGCACGGAGGCTACGGGCACATCGATCATCTGCAGATCCAGAGGGCAGCGACGGGAGCTTTCTTCAGTACCGGGCACCTGCCACTCGGGGGGCCTCAGCGGCTGTACTACACGGCCTTGCCCTATGAGGCAGCCGAAGGTCTGGCCCTGATGGGTCAGGACCTTGACCCTCTGCTCTACGGCGTGTCTCCACAGACCGTGGCGGTGCGGATGGACGTCAGCGCCTACGCTGAAAATAAGAAGGCTGCTCTGGCAGCGCACGGCACCCAGATGGGTGAACAGAGTCTGCTGGGCCGCATGGCCCCGGACGAGCGCGCACGGATGGAAGCCCGCATGCTGGGACAGGAGATTTTCACCGTGGGCGGTACACGCACCGGTTTACCGTCGTTTCCCCTGCGTGGTCTATTTGACGGCCTGCCGGGTCTGGAGGCTCTGGATGACTGA